A single region of the Pseudomonas sp. GGS8 genome encodes:
- a CDS encoding AMP-binding protein has protein sequence MKPTYSLEQLVPYIRQHSSFYRKHLEHLPTNGLTLKDLPLTNVADYWSGSNDLSHWPVLTGVVNDALVFKTGGSTSQGKLAVYSSEEWQVLVSTFGASLSDQLNNGDRVANLFFSGDLYASFLFIHDSLTHVGRSICEFPFTGNVELDVLADAIARHRINVLAGVPAQLLRFAAYLAQHQLVLCGVETLLYGGESLFAAQLAMLAEVFPNARIASIGYASVDAGLIGASDRDCALGEHRAFEPQTLLEIVDEHTGEVIEECDRIGLLVLTNLTRQLMPLLRYPVGDRACWREPTATPMRKFALKGRSAHSQRIRVGVLSLFTEEIHEIVQRAAGTEQWQLLIEQAGHKDLLSVKWVPEPHLQTVEADRRAVLEALLAHYPAIDDLSREGQLELRVLTCTTTELKLHPRSGKQLRVVDLRVYDAPSPEPV, from the coding sequence GTGAAGCCAACTTATTCGCTTGAACAACTAGTACCTTATATAAGACAACACTCCAGCTTCTACCGTAAACATCTGGAACACTTGCCCACGAACGGGCTTACTTTAAAAGATTTGCCATTAACCAATGTGGCCGACTATTGGTCCGGTAGTAACGACTTGAGTCATTGGCCAGTGCTGACCGGAGTTGTCAATGACGCACTGGTATTTAAAACCGGAGGCTCGACCAGCCAGGGCAAACTTGCGGTTTACTCCTCCGAGGAATGGCAAGTGTTGGTCAGCACGTTCGGCGCCAGTCTCTCAGATCAACTGAACAACGGCGACCGGGTTGCCAACCTGTTTTTTTCAGGGGATCTCTACGCCAGCTTTCTGTTTATCCACGACTCTCTGACTCATGTCGGGCGCTCCATCTGTGAGTTTCCGTTTACCGGCAACGTCGAGCTCGACGTGCTGGCGGATGCCATCGCACGACATCGGATCAATGTTCTGGCCGGCGTGCCGGCCCAATTACTGCGATTCGCGGCCTACCTGGCACAGCATCAGCTTGTGTTGTGCGGGGTCGAGACGCTGCTGTACGGTGGCGAAAGCCTGTTTGCCGCGCAGTTGGCAATGCTCGCAGAAGTGTTCCCCAACGCCCGCATCGCCTCTATTGGCTATGCCAGCGTAGACGCCGGACTCATCGGCGCCAGTGATCGCGACTGTGCATTGGGCGAGCATCGGGCATTCGAACCACAAACCCTGCTGGAAATCGTCGATGAACATACCGGTGAAGTGATTGAAGAATGCGATCGCATCGGGTTGTTGGTACTGACCAACCTGACACGCCAGCTCATGCCGCTGCTGCGTTACCCGGTAGGAGACCGTGCGTGTTGGCGTGAACCGACCGCAACCCCGATGCGTAAATTCGCCCTCAAGGGGCGCAGCGCCCATAGTCAACGTATACGAGTCGGTGTGCTGTCGCTGTTTACCGAAGAAATACACGAGATTGTTCAGCGTGCAGCAGGCACTGAGCAATGGCAATTGCTGATCGAGCAGGCCGGCCACAAGGATCTGTTGAGCGTGAAGTGGGTGCCCGAACCTCACTTGCAAACCGTCGAAGCAGATCGCCGCGCAGTGCTTGAAGCGCTGCTTGCCCACTACCCCGCCATCGACGACCTGAGCCGCGAGGGTCAGCTGGAATTGCGGGTGCTGACCTGCACAACCACAGAGCTGAAGCTTCACCCTCGCTCGGGCAAACAACTCAGGGTAGTGGATTTGCGAGTCTATGATGCTCCCTCGCCGGAGCCGGTGTGA
- a CDS encoding GNAT family N-acetyltransferase: protein MTQLIFRAYHPSDAGAVSQLFREVYGDHYVQPDVYLPNMINQHHAEGRWQSMLAVDNVRVLGHAALCRDTLSNTAELALSVVHPVAQGQSIATHLGRELLRQSGSLGLTSVSIKQVTHHPYTQRMAEKIGFHSTGLLPDYVPSPFAEPLPETIVMGCRMVEGRERPLPDIPWPERYRALMKHLCSVFGTRQDIASRSEMPLQIKQHQHRFDIVIQRLNRHLLQQLWQLPRQWTICARLELSRHFTRDLRSFSALGFAFTGLMPTPGGNGWFALFHRGVQSRPLNLNCPHMQQLHDDLQQNANATIGHRRADAPIGARSAA from the coding sequence ATGACCCAGTTGATATTTCGCGCCTACCACCCCTCTGACGCAGGTGCCGTTAGCCAATTGTTTCGAGAGGTCTACGGCGATCATTACGTTCAGCCGGATGTGTACCTGCCGAACATGATCAATCAGCACCACGCCGAGGGCCGCTGGCAATCGATGCTGGCCGTGGACAACGTACGCGTTCTGGGGCATGCCGCATTGTGTCGAGACACGCTTTCGAATACCGCAGAACTGGCCCTCAGCGTGGTGCATCCCGTCGCACAGGGACAAAGTATCGCAACTCACCTGGGCCGCGAGTTATTGAGGCAGTCAGGTTCTCTGGGGCTCACGAGCGTCTCGATCAAGCAAGTGACCCACCATCCCTACACTCAACGCATGGCAGAAAAGATCGGTTTTCACAGCACTGGATTGCTTCCCGACTATGTCCCTTCGCCATTCGCTGAACCACTGCCGGAAACCATCGTGATGGGGTGTCGCATGGTCGAAGGACGCGAGCGCCCGCTCCCCGACATCCCCTGGCCCGAACGCTATCGGGCGCTCATGAAGCACCTGTGCTCGGTGTTCGGAACCCGGCAGGATATAGCGTCGCGGTCAGAGATGCCTTTGCAAATAAAGCAACACCAGCATCGGTTCGATATTGTCATTCAGCGCTTGAACAGACACTTGCTCCAACAACTCTGGCAACTGCCCAGGCAGTGGACGATCTGCGCCAGACTCGAACTGTCCCGGCACTTCACACGAGACTTGCGAAGCTTTTCGGCGCTGGGCTTCGCCTTCACCGGCCTGATGCCCACGCCGGGTGGCAATGGCTGGTTCGCCCTGTTTCATCGAGGTGTCCAGTCTCGCCCCCTCAACCTGAACTGCCCACATATGCAACAGTTGCATGACGATCTACAGCAGAACGCCAACGCCACGATAGGTCACCGCCGCGCCGACGCCCCCATCGGTGCCCGCTCAGCCGCGTGA
- a CDS encoding LysR family transcriptional regulator, which yields MDRLNAMRVFTRIVELGGFAKAADSLQLPRASVTTLIKQLEAHLGVQLLQRTTRQISLTLDGAAYYPRCVRLLADLEETEAVFSAARHNPKGLLRVDMPAGVGRLIVIPALPQFTARYPLIELEIGLNDRPVDLIREGVDCVLRGGSALDDSLVARPLATLDQVTCASPEYLQRCGTPRCLEDLKGHRMVEYFSNSTGKRYGLEFVVDGQLRLIDLPKQVAVNSSDGYLAACEAGYGLVQAPYYHVARQLKEGRLIEVLGDVPPPGMPLTALYPPHRQLSRRVRVFVDWLVELCAHSDNGFYREDSRG from the coding sequence ATGGATCGTTTAAACGCCATGCGTGTATTCACGCGAATTGTCGAGCTGGGCGGCTTCGCCAAGGCGGCGGACAGCCTGCAATTGCCGCGTGCTTCCGTGACCACTCTGATCAAGCAACTTGAGGCCCACCTGGGTGTGCAACTGCTGCAACGCACCACCCGGCAGATCAGCCTGACGCTCGATGGCGCAGCCTATTACCCGCGTTGCGTGCGGTTGCTGGCGGATCTGGAGGAAACCGAAGCCGTATTCTCTGCTGCTCGCCACAACCCCAAGGGGTTGCTGCGAGTGGACATGCCGGCGGGAGTGGGGCGTTTGATCGTGATTCCGGCATTGCCGCAATTCACTGCCCGGTATCCTTTGATCGAGTTGGAAATCGGTTTGAATGACCGGCCTGTGGATCTGATCCGCGAAGGTGTCGATTGCGTGTTGCGGGGCGGCTCGGCCCTGGACGACTCCCTGGTGGCGCGACCGCTGGCCACACTGGATCAAGTCACGTGTGCCAGTCCCGAATACTTGCAGCGTTGCGGGACTCCGCGGTGTCTGGAGGACCTGAAGGGGCATCGGATGGTGGAATACTTTTCCAATAGCACAGGCAAACGCTACGGACTGGAGTTTGTCGTCGATGGGCAGTTGCGGTTGATCGACCTGCCCAAGCAAGTCGCGGTCAACAGCTCCGATGGCTATCTGGCGGCGTGTGAGGCGGGATATGGCTTGGTCCAGGCTCCGTATTATCACGTTGCCCGTCAATTGAAGGAGGGACGTTTGATCGAGGTCCTGGGGGATGTGCCGCCACCGGGTATGCCGCTGACGGCGCTCTATCCTCCTCACCGTCAGTTGTCCCGGCGGGTGCGGGTATTCGTCGACTGGCTGGTGGAGCTTTGCGCTCATTCGGATAATGGTTTTTACAGAGAAGACTCACGCGGCTGA
- a CDS encoding aldo/keto reductase: MQTRQLGKNGPQVSAIGLGCMGMTDFYTTGVDTREATATLHRALELGISLLDTADMYGPHTNEELIGKAIVGKRDQVFLASKFGIVRDPSNPGARGVNGRPEYIREAIDGTLKRLGVETLDLYYQHRIDPQVAIEETVGAMAELVKAGKVRYLGLSEASVATLERAHKVHPISALQSEYSLWSRDQEENGCLAACRRLGVAFVPYSPLGRGFLTGALNSPDDFAADDYRRFSPRFQGENFAKNLLLVQQVQTLAADKGVTAGQLALAWVLAQGEYLIPIPGTKQRKYLEENVAALEVKLSREELQALEAIFPANATAGLRYPEEVMKLLDR, translated from the coding sequence ATGCAAACACGTCAACTGGGCAAGAACGGACCACAGGTATCAGCCATCGGTCTGGGCTGCATGGGCATGACCGATTTCTACACCACCGGCGTGGACACCCGCGAAGCCACGGCAACGTTGCATCGCGCGCTGGAGTTGGGGATCAGCCTGCTCGACACGGCAGACATGTACGGCCCACACACCAATGAAGAGCTGATCGGCAAGGCCATTGTCGGCAAGCGTGACCAAGTGTTCCTGGCCAGCAAGTTCGGCATTGTCCGCGACCCGTCCAACCCCGGCGCGCGGGGCGTCAACGGTCGCCCGGAATACATTCGCGAAGCGATCGACGGCACCCTCAAGCGCCTGGGCGTGGAAACCCTGGATTTGTACTACCAGCACCGCATCGATCCGCAGGTGGCCATCGAGGAAACCGTCGGCGCCATGGCCGAACTGGTGAAGGCCGGCAAAGTGCGTTACCTGGGATTGAGTGAAGCCTCGGTGGCCACACTGGAGCGAGCGCACAAGGTTCATCCGATCAGCGCCCTGCAAAGCGAATATTCGCTGTGGAGCCGCGATCAGGAAGAGAACGGTTGCCTCGCCGCGTGCCGGCGCCTGGGCGTGGCCTTTGTACCTTACAGCCCGCTGGGTCGGGGCTTTTTGACCGGGGCACTGAATAGCCCGGATGACTTCGCCGCCGACGACTACCGTCGCTTCAGCCCGCGTTTCCAAGGGGAAAACTTCGCCAAAAACCTGTTGCTGGTGCAGCAGGTACAAACGTTGGCCGCCGACAAGGGCGTGACGGCCGGCCAACTGGCGTTAGCCTGGGTCTTGGCTCAAGGGGAATACCTGATCCCGATTCCGGGCACCAAACAGCGTAAATACCTGGAAGAAAATGTGGCCGCGCTGGAGGTGAAGCTGAGTCGCGAAGAGTTGCAGGCCCTGGAAGCGATATTCCCGGCCAATGCCACCGCTGGCTTGCGCTACCCAGAAGAGGTCATGAAGTTGCTCGACCGGTAG
- a CDS encoding methyl-accepting chemotaxis protein, whose product MPAFRTIQARYTLFLVLFILLLSVLTVAGISQLVAPKLRHTEEQVALNRIAEVAEQIQGELNKVQAQQRSITQTIPLLDSATIDTVLPGLVDQYGELKVFGGGIWPLPGQREAGRNKFSTFWHRDASGKLAVNTFWNSDAAPNYYDQTWYKGGMQTPRGQCAWAAAYKDDASAEPRTNCAMAIQKNGAAYGVSTIDVTLGFFNDLVARKERDLGAEMLIVEGDGKIISNSSRISGPIVLKNISELAASSPFAAQIKAGLTQRDQPLQRVEFDNNGEASTFFMRPIEGTPWFLATALPTRLITAQRDDVLNTLSLLQIPMVILLVLLQVYAIRQLIQRMKALKANIDALSTGDADLTRRITIRVEDELGAIGHSVNAFIAYLQNMIGEVTQATGAMASSLENLQRTSAHTSQILVRHASETDQTVTAITEMSSTADSVAQNAAETAAFTQRANEHADRSRVVVGEASSSVVALIDEVASATHKVESMQQDAQRITEILGVIGDIAGQTNLLALNAAIEAARAGEQGRGFAVVADEVRALAARTQASTSEINEMLSRLTQGVSSSVSAMENTQASCQSAADATARVNAGLDEMAGSVSHINSLSTQIATAAEQQSALTEEINRSMVQIRHMVDQLVQSGQASELNTRQLLEANNRVSAIMGRFKVR is encoded by the coding sequence ATGCCCGCATTCCGTACCATTCAGGCTCGCTACACGCTGTTTCTGGTCCTGTTCATCCTGCTGCTATCCGTGTTGACTGTGGCTGGCATCAGCCAGTTGGTCGCGCCGAAGCTGCGTCACACCGAAGAACAGGTCGCCCTCAATCGCATCGCCGAAGTGGCCGAGCAAATCCAGGGTGAGCTGAACAAGGTACAAGCCCAGCAGCGCAGCATTACCCAGACCATTCCCCTGCTCGACAGCGCCACCATCGACACGGTGCTGCCAGGCCTGGTCGATCAGTACGGTGAATTGAAAGTCTTTGGTGGCGGGATCTGGCCGTTGCCCGGTCAGCGCGAAGCCGGGCGCAACAAGTTCAGCACCTTCTGGCACCGCGATGCCTCGGGCAAACTGGCGGTCAACACGTTCTGGAACAGCGACGCCGCGCCCAATTATTACGACCAGACCTGGTACAAGGGCGGCATGCAGACCCCGCGTGGCCAATGCGCCTGGGCCGCCGCCTATAAAGATGACGCCAGTGCCGAACCGCGCACCAACTGCGCCATGGCCATTCAGAAAAACGGCGCGGCATACGGCGTCTCGACCATCGACGTGACCCTGGGCTTCTTCAACGACCTGGTGGCGCGCAAGGAAAGAGACCTGGGTGCCGAGATGCTGATTGTCGAGGGCGACGGCAAGATCATCAGCAACAGCTCGCGGATCAGCGGGCCGATCGTGTTGAAAAACATTAGCGAGCTGGCTGCCAGCTCGCCGTTTGCCGCTCAGATCAAGGCTGGCCTGACGCAGCGTGACCAACCCCTGCAACGGGTCGAGTTCGATAACAACGGCGAAGCCAGCACCTTCTTCATGCGTCCGATCGAAGGCACGCCGTGGTTCCTCGCCACCGCCCTGCCGACCCGGCTGATCACCGCCCAGCGTGACGATGTGCTGAACACGTTGAGCCTGTTGCAGATTCCGATGGTGATCCTGCTGGTGTTGCTGCAGGTGTACGCCATCCGCCAACTGATCCAGCGCATGAAAGCCCTGAAAGCCAACATCGACGCTTTGTCCACGGGTGATGCCGACCTGACCCGACGCATCACCATCCGTGTCGAAGACGAACTGGGCGCCATCGGCCATTCGGTCAACGCCTTCATTGCCTACTTGCAGAACATGATCGGCGAAGTCACCCAGGCCACCGGCGCGATGGCGTCGAGCCTGGAGAACCTGCAACGGACTTCCGCGCATACCAGCCAGATTCTGGTGCGTCACGCCTCGGAAACCGATCAGACCGTCACCGCCATCACCGAGATGAGTTCGACCGCCGATAGCGTTGCGCAAAACGCCGCCGAAACCGCCGCCTTCACCCAACGCGCCAACGAACACGCGGATCGCTCCCGCGTGGTCGTCGGCGAAGCGTCCAGCAGTGTGGTGGCGTTGATTGACGAAGTGGCGAGTGCCACCCATAAAGTTGAAAGCATGCAACAGGATGCCCAACGCATCACCGAGATTCTCGGGGTGATTGGCGACATTGCCGGGCAAACCAACTTGCTCGCGCTCAACGCGGCCATCGAAGCGGCCCGAGCCGGGGAGCAAGGTCGTGGGTTCGCGGTGGTCGCCGATGAAGTCCGCGCCCTCGCCGCCCGCACACAGGCGAGCACTTCGGAAATCAACGAAATGCTGTCTCGCCTGACCCAAGGCGTGAGTTCCTCGGTCAGTGCCATGGAAAACACCCAGGCCAGCTGCCAGTCAGCCGCCGATGCCACGGCCCGGGTCAACGCCGGCCTGGATGAAATGGCCGGTTCCGTCAGCCACATTAATAGCCTGAGCACCCAGATCGCCACCGCTGCCGAGCAGCAAAGCGCCTTGACCGAAGAGATCAATCGCAGCATGGTGCAGATCCGCCACATGGTCGACCAACTGGTGCAAAGCGGCCAGGCCAGCGAACTCAACACCCGGCAATTGCTGGAGGCCAACAACCGGGTGAGCGCGATCATGGGGCGGTTCAAGGTTCGTTGA
- a CDS encoding DUF411 domain-containing protein yields the protein MRTHLRLAALSALFISSLAQAADLIPIEVHRDANCGCCKKWVSHLEANGFKVEDHVEADMSQFKQQHGVPPRLASCHTALINGKFVEGHVPADQVLALNKRDDLLGVAAPGMPMGSPGMEMDGMSDAYQVIGLQKDGTDVVVADYPAH from the coding sequence ATGCGAACCCACCTGCGTCTGGCCGCCCTGAGCGCCCTCTTCATCTCCTCCCTGGCCCAGGCCGCCGATCTGATCCCGATCGAAGTTCACCGCGACGCCAATTGCGGCTGCTGCAAAAAATGGGTCAGCCATCTGGAGGCCAACGGTTTCAAGGTCGAAGACCACGTTGAAGCCGACATGAGCCAGTTCAAGCAACAACACGGCGTGCCGCCTCGCCTGGCGTCGTGCCACACCGCCTTGATCAACGGCAAATTCGTCGAAGGCCATGTGCCGGCCGATCAAGTGCTGGCCTTGAACAAGCGTGACGATCTGCTGGGGGTTGCCGCCCCCGGCATGCCGATGGGCTCGCCGGGGATGGAAATGGACGGCATGAGCGATGCCTATCAGGTGATTGGTCTGCAAAAGGATGGCACTGACGTGGTGGTGGCGGACTACCCCGCCCATTGA
- a CDS encoding YqaA family protein — MFGAYIGLFLAAFGAASLLPLQSEAVLVGLLLSDPYWLWSLLAVATLGNVLGSLLNWWLGRGIERFRERRWFPVSPHHLQQAQKHYQRYGHWSLLLSWVPIIGDPLTLVAGVLREPLGRFLMIVTLAKGARYSVLALATLGWMG, encoded by the coding sequence ATGTTCGGCGCCTACATCGGGCTGTTTCTCGCGGCGTTCGGCGCCGCGAGCCTGCTGCCCTTGCAGTCCGAAGCGGTGCTGGTGGGGCTGTTGCTCAGCGACCCGTATTGGCTCTGGTCACTGTTGGCAGTGGCAACACTGGGCAACGTGCTGGGGTCGCTGCTGAACTGGTGGCTGGGGCGCGGCATTGAGCGATTTCGCGAGCGGCGCTGGTTTCCGGTCAGCCCTCATCATCTTCAACAAGCCCAAAAACACTATCAGCGCTACGGTCATTGGTCCTTGCTGCTGAGCTGGGTGCCGATCATCGGCGATCCGCTGACACTGGTGGCCGGCGTCCTGCGCGAACCGCTGGGGCGTTTCCTGATGATCGTGACCCTGGCCAAAGGCGCCCGCTACAGTGTGCTGGCATTGGCCACACTGGGCTGGATGGGTTGA
- a CDS encoding D-2-hydroxyacid dehydrogenase family protein: MVVQIAVIDDWQDVAHDVVDWSVLDSIGQVSFIHDYPADNQTLAERLGAFEVICVMRERTRFDEDLLRRLPTLKLLVTGGMRNAALDLKAAAALGIQVCGTDSYKHAAPELTWALIMAATRNLVTEANALRAGFWQQGLGGDLQGKTLAILGLGSIGQRVARFGQVFGMRVIAWSENLTAERAAEVDVTYVSKQELFEQADVLSVHLVLSERSRGLVDAQALDWMKPTAWLVNTARGPIVDESALIKALQKQRLAGAALDVFEHEPLPRHHPFRTLDNVLATPHVGYVSRQNYQLFFSQMIEDIQAWAAGAPIRLLG; this comes from the coding sequence ATGGTGGTGCAGATTGCGGTGATCGATGACTGGCAGGACGTGGCGCACGACGTGGTGGACTGGTCAGTGCTGGACAGCATCGGCCAGGTGAGTTTTATCCATGACTACCCGGCCGACAATCAAACTCTGGCCGAGCGCCTGGGCGCATTCGAGGTGATCTGCGTGATGCGCGAGCGCACCCGCTTCGACGAAGACCTGCTGCGCCGCTTGCCCACCCTCAAACTACTGGTTACCGGCGGCATGCGCAACGCCGCCCTGGACTTGAAAGCAGCCGCCGCGCTGGGCATCCAGGTCTGCGGCACCGACAGCTACAAACATGCCGCACCGGAACTGACCTGGGCGCTGATCATGGCCGCGACCCGCAACCTGGTGACCGAAGCCAACGCCTTGCGCGCGGGCTTTTGGCAGCAAGGCCTGGGTGGCGACTTGCAAGGCAAGACGCTGGCGATCCTCGGCCTGGGCAGCATCGGTCAACGGGTCGCCCGGTTCGGCCAGGTGTTCGGCATGCGCGTCATCGCGTGGAGCGAAAACCTCACCGCCGAACGAGCGGCCGAAGTCGACGTGACCTATGTCAGCAAGCAGGAACTGTTCGAGCAGGCCGATGTGCTGTCGGTCCATCTGGTACTCAGCGAGCGCAGTCGCGGGCTGGTGGACGCTCAGGCGCTGGACTGGATGAAGCCCACGGCATGGCTGGTCAATACCGCACGGGGGCCGATTGTCGATGAGTCGGCGCTGATCAAGGCATTGCAGAAACAGCGCCTGGCGGGCGCGGCCCTGGACGTGTTCGAGCACGAGCCGTTGCCTCGCCATCATCCCTTCAGAACGCTGGACAATGTGTTGGCCACGCCTCATGTCGGGTACGTCAGCCGACAGAATTACCAGCTGTTTTTTTCGCAGATGATCGAGGACATTCAGGCTTGGGCGGCCGGGGCGCCGATCCGGTTGCTGGGCTGA
- the glgA gene encoding glycogen synthase GlgA: protein MINTALDVQGERALQQVGEANPVGALTAKSVSVPVTKALAPVVRQNPNKKKVLFVTSEIADLVKTGGLGDVSAALPRAMAHLHDVRVLIPGYPQVLNSENPIHIIGELGGHAALPPCKIGRMDMPDGLVIYVLICPELYEREGSPYGANNGRDWPDNHIRFARLGLAAADIAANLAQIHWCPDLVHAHDWPAGLAPAYMHWRGQRTPTLFTIHNLAYQGVTSLGSCPELGIPMHALQQEGMEFYGKMSFLKAGMAYSSHITTVSATYAQEITTPAFGCGLDGFLAAKTQQGLLSGIPNGIDESWDAATDPHLFCPFGIGDWDGKAVNAAHVRRLFGLDDSAGPLFAVVSRLVYQKGLDLTEAVAEYIVANGGQIAIIGRGEPEEEQAMRELALRFPGQIGVHIGFNETDARRMFAGSDFLLMPSRYEPCGLSQMYAQRFGSLPVARNTGGLADTIENGVTGFLFDESTVESYREALSRAFKVFAFPGLLNAMRCRAMAAPFNWCKAVEPYAELYEQLVAKALGKSGKQ from the coding sequence ATGATCAATACGGCGTTAGATGTTCAGGGAGAACGTGCTCTTCAGCAGGTCGGCGAAGCCAACCCCGTGGGAGCCCTTACCGCCAAATCGGTCAGCGTCCCGGTCACCAAGGCGTTGGCACCGGTAGTCCGGCAGAATCCCAACAAAAAGAAAGTGTTGTTCGTCACCTCGGAGATTGCCGATCTGGTGAAGACCGGTGGCCTGGGCGACGTTTCCGCCGCGCTGCCGCGAGCCATGGCGCATCTGCACGATGTCCGGGTGTTGATCCCCGGTTACCCGCAAGTACTGAACAGCGAAAACCCGATTCATATCATTGGTGAACTGGGCGGGCACGCCGCGTTGCCGCCCTGCAAGATCGGGCGCATGGACATGCCCGACGGCCTGGTCATTTACGTGTTGATCTGCCCTGAACTGTACGAGCGCGAAGGCTCCCCTTACGGCGCCAACAACGGTCGCGATTGGCCGGACAACCATATTCGTTTCGCCCGCCTGGGCCTCGCGGCCGCTGATATTGCCGCCAACCTCGCACAAATTCACTGGTGCCCGGACCTGGTGCACGCCCACGACTGGCCCGCCGGCCTGGCGCCCGCCTACATGCACTGGCGCGGGCAACGCACCCCGACGCTGTTCACCATCCACAACCTGGCGTACCAGGGCGTCACCAGCCTCGGCTCGTGCCCGGAGCTCGGTATCCCCATGCATGCCTTGCAACAGGAAGGCATGGAGTTTTACGGCAAGATGTCGTTCCTCAAGGCCGGCATGGCCTACTCGAGCCACATCACCACTGTCAGCGCCACCTATGCCCAGGAAATCACCACGCCGGCCTTCGGCTGCGGCCTCGACGGTTTTCTCGCCGCCAAGACCCAGCAAGGTCTGCTCAGCGGGATTCCCAATGGCATCGATGAAAGCTGGGACGCAGCGACCGACCCACACCTGTTCTGCCCGTTCGGCATTGGTGACTGGGACGGCAAGGCAGTCAACGCAGCGCACGTGCGCCGGCTGTTTGGCCTGGATGATTCCGCAGGCCCACTGTTCGCCGTGGTCTCGCGACTTGTCTACCAGAAAGGCCTGGACCTGACCGAAGCGGTGGCCGAGTACATCGTCGCCAACGGCGGGCAGATCGCGATCATCGGCCGTGGCGAACCGGAAGAAGAACAAGCCATGCGTGAGCTGGCATTGCGCTTCCCCGGGCAAATCGGCGTGCACATCGGCTTCAATGAAACCGACGCCCGCCGGATGTTTGCCGGCAGTGATTTCCTGCTGATGCCTTCGCGTTACGAACCTTGCGGCCTGAGCCAGATGTACGCCCAGCGCTTCGGTTCATTGCCGGTGGCGCGCAATACCGGCGGCCTGGCCGACACCATCGAAAACGGCGTGACCGGTTTCCTTTTCGACGAATCCACCGTGGAGAGCTATCGCGAAGCCCTGAGCCGTGCGTTCAAGGTGTTCGCCTTCCCCGGCCTGCTCAACGCCATGCGTTGCCGGGCCATGGCGGCGCCCTTCAACTGGTGCAAGGCGGTCGAACCCTACGCCGAACTCTACGAACAACTGGTGGCTAAAGCGCTGGGTAAATCGGGCAAACAGTAA